A genomic region of Saccopteryx bilineata isolate mSacBil1 chromosome 1, mSacBil1_pri_phased_curated, whole genome shotgun sequence contains the following coding sequences:
- the TUBGCP6 gene encoding gamma-tubulin complex component 6: MEAACQSGRTELGGVGMTSITQLFDDLCEALLPASKAHLGQGSLNRRRAKQSLKRVAYNALFTNLFQDEIPKVQPVVSRLPVKNKILMLSFDLRVSGLGPEADRLEELVEKLEAAPCCPVVEVGSVLDLLVQLAGSGPPQVLPRKRDYFFNNKHVGRNVPYSGYDCYDLSVFEMDIQSLISREEYLCQDMIQKALRVMEAAPGTGLSTSQLFSYGEPCGDRFERDTRVSLFGALVHSRTYDMDVRLDLPPVPDSADLSGLAIKVPQSVDPSEDEGFQSASNLTPDSQSEPGTTPEIDLWDAVLTYEVSKRRCWEQIGCPPGYREEPYLTEAGRDTFDRFCRLHQGELQVLAGAVPQAAQPVLVKECELVKDVLNVLIGVVSTTFPLCQLTQAFMVKRGIHVSGTSPESISSLLSEVAECGTHYARLSNFSLQPVLDAWCSKGLVFQAFTSGLRRYLQYYRACVLSTPPTLSLLTIGFLFKKLGRQLRYLAELCGVGTCGGEPRMTFPTGVKLLSYLYQEALDNCSNEHYPVLLSLLKISCEPYTRFIHDWVYSGVFRDVYGEFMIQVNHEYLGFRDKSYWTHGYVLISKEVEDCVPAFLKHIAHDVYVCGKTINLLKLCCPRHYLCWSDVPVPRISVIFSLEELKEIEKDCAIYVGRMERVARHSSISKEEKELRMEIAKQELIVHAREAASRVLSALSDRQISERMALDARKREQFQRLKEQFVKDQERRRAARQEELEDDFSYARELRDKEKRLKALEEQLERKTRQALVDHYSKLSAEAARREQKALWKIQRHKLASARVHFLLEDQEHIQAMLKDSSEGKPQEPLTSLPSACSQALSPGPEHPDGGGSCHSGSSEQHVAALDGPSRLSELMPQVLEPLAVGACSSELGAGSQPGQMEVMGPFSASFSIQDFLPTGQGAEQPMDTVAPVLEEALQTIGSDLPPLAPSTTAGTGSSRPQEYDFRTILRPAVVTSASPESLQMVGGSLGCEGLQLWGDTHLQLDTCASGDGQLGLPYPLLPSSNPPQEGSSQALGQPSGHVSEGGILTAGYTSRAAPSRPRWNVHGHVSDASIRVGENVWDVVPSRPRWNVHGHVSDASIRVGENVWDVVPSRPRWNVHGHVSDASIRVGENVWDVVPSRPRWNVHGHVSDASIRVGENVWDVVPSRPRWNIHGHVSQSQVTLGVHPEEAPPDIPRPLQSPPDHMSQSSLSLGAQNPAWEHEPRLLAELPSDSTPVAESGEESGLQALPSAVATPDALRDSIPEEPGPGRSGDSDDCSPSQPSSSQEGAAPQNSPSSGEEAEELEERAVAAHQDSEQAYLAGLVGKYHLEQYPDSYEAMSEPTVARLLHHGLPRAFALPEDTQGPSGIDEITDETAVQLSELLPLPVLMKHSVTAPLAAHISLVNKAAVDYFFVELQLEAHFEALRHFLLMEDGEFAQSLSDLLFEKLGAGQTPGELLNPLVLNAVLRKALQYSLHGDSPLAANLSFALKFLPEAFIPNAPDVLSCLELRYKVDWPLNIIITESCLSRYSGIFSFLLQLKLMMWTLKDVCFHLKRTALVSPAAGSVQFRQLQLFKHEMQHFVKVIQGYIANQILHVTWCEFRARLATVGDLEEIQRAHAEYLHKAVFRGLLTEKAAPVMNIIHSVFSLVLKFRSQLISQPWGPAGPCGAEHPNFALMQQSYNTFKYYSHFLFKVVTKLVNRGYQPHLEDFLLRINFNNYYQDA, translated from the exons TGACTTGAGAGTGAGTGGCCTGGGCCCGGAGGCTGACCGTCTGGAGGAGCTTGTGGAGAAACTTGAAGCAGCCCCTTGCTGTCCAGTGGTAGAGGTGGGGTCGGTTTTGGACCTGCTGGTTCAGCTGGCTGGCAGTGGGCCCCCTCAAGTATTACCCCGGAAACGAGACTACTTTTTTAATAACAAGCATGTTGGGAGAAATGTTCCCTACAGTGGCTATGACTGCTATGACCTGAGTGTGTTTGAGATGGACATTCAATCTCTGATCTCCAGAGAGGAGTATTTATGTCAGGATATGATCCAGAAAGCGCTTCGGGTGATGGAGGCTGCGCCGGGCACTGGCCTGTCCACTTCCCAGCTCTTCTCATATGGTGAGCCTTGTGGTGACAGGTTTGAGAGAGACACCCGAGTCTCACTCTTCGGAGCCCTTGTGCACAGTCGCACATATGACATGGATGTACGGCTGGACTTGCCCCCGGTGCCAGACAGCGCAGACCTCTCTGGACTGGCCATCAAG GTGCCTCAGAGTGTGGATCCATCTGAAGATGAAGGGTTCCAATCAGCATCCAATTTGACTCCTGACTCCCAGTCTGAGCCGGGCACAACCCCTGAGATTGACCTGTGGGACGCCGTGCTCACCTACGAGGTCAGCAAGCGGAGATGCTGGGAACAAATTGGCTG CCCCCCTGGCTATAGAGAGGAGCCCTATCTCACTGAGGCGGGAAGGGACACCTTTGACAGATTCTGCAGGCTGCACCAAGGGGAGCTGCAGGTGCTGGCCGGGGCCGTCCCGCAGGCAGCACAGCCTGTGCTGGTGAAGGAGTGTGAGCTGGTGAAGGATGTGCTGAATGTCCTGATTGGGGTCGTGTCCACCACATTTCCGCTCTGCCAG CTGACTCAGGCCTTCATGGTGAAGCGGGGCATCCATGTATCTGGAACGTCCCCTGAGAGCATCAGCAGCCTCCTCTCAGAGGTGGCTGAGTGTGGGACCCACTACGCACGCCTGAGCAACTTCTCTCTGCAGCCTGTTCTGGACGCCTGGTGCAGCAAGGGCCTCGTGTTCCAG GCCTTCACCAGCGGCCTGAGGAGGTACCTGCAGTATTACCGGGCTTGCGTCCTCTCCACGCCTCCCACTCTGAGCCTCCTCACCATTGGCTTTCTCTTCAAGAAGCTGGGCCGGCAGCTCAG GTACCTGGCTGAGCTCTGTGGTGTCGGCACCTGTGGAGGAGAGCCCAGGATGACGTTCCCCACT GGGGTAAAGCTGCTCTCCTACCTCTACCAGGAGGCCCTGGATAACTGTAGCAATGAACACTACCCAGTGCTGCTATCCCTGCTTAAGATCAGCTGCGAGCCCTACACACG ATTCATCCATGACTGGGTGTACAGTGGGGTCTTCAGAGATGTTTATGGCGAGTTCATGATCCAGGTGAACCATGAGTACCTGGGCTTCAGAG ACAAGTCTTACTGGACCCATGGCTACGTGCTCATTTCCAAGGAGGTGGAGGACTGCGTGCCCGCATTCTTGAAGCACATTGCTCATGACGTGTACGTGTGTGGGAAGACCATTAACCTGCTGAAGCTCTGCTGCCCTCGG CATTACCTCTGCTGGTCTGATGTTCCTGTACCCCGGATCTCAGTGATTTTCTCCCTCGAGGAGTTGAAGGAGATTGAGAAGGACTGTGCCATCTACGTGGGGCGGATGGAGAGGGTGGCACGCCATAGCTCCATCAGCAAGGAGGAGAAG GAATTACGAATGGAAATTGCTAAACAAGAGTTAATTGTCCACGCCCGAGAAGCAGCGTCCAGGGTCCTGAGTGCATTGAGTG ATCGGCAGATCTCTGAACGGATGGCCTTGGACGCCCGGAAGCGAGAGCAGTTTCAGAGGCTGAAAGAGCAGTTTGTGAAGGACCAGGAG CGACGCCGGGCAGCCAGGCAGGAGGAGCTGGAGGATGACTTCAGCTATGCCCGTGAACTCCGCGATAAGGAGAAGAGGCTGAAGGCTCTGGAGGAGCAGCTGGAGAGGAAGACGAG GCAGGCGTTGGTTGACCATTATAGCAAGTTGTCTGCAGAGGCAGCTCGTCGAGAGCAGAAGGCGCTGTGGAAAATCCAGAGGCACAAACTGGCGAGCGCACGGGTTCACTTTCTCTTAGAAGATCAGGAGCACATTCAG GCTATGCTGAAAGACTCGTCTGAGGGGAAGCCCCAGGAACCACTGACTTCTCTCCCAAGTGCATGCTCCCAG GCCTTGTCTCCAGGTCCCGAGCACCCTGATGGAGGTGGCAGCTGTCATTCTGGGTCTTCAGAGCAGCATGTGGCTGCCTTGGATGGCCCGAGCAGGCTGAGCGAGCTGATGCCACAGGTCCTCGAGCCTCTAGCAGTGGGGGCCTGCAGCTCAGAGCTGGGAGCAGGCTCACAGCCAGGGCAGATGGAAGTGATGGGCCCATTCTCTGCAAGCTTCAGCATCCAAGATTTCCTGCCCACAGGCCAGGGTGCTGAACAGCCTATGGATACTGTGGCCCCTGTCCTGGAGGAGGCACTGCAGACCATTGGCTCAGACCTGCCCCCCTTGGCTCCGTCTACAACGGCAGGCACAGGGTCCTCTCGGCCACAGGAGTATGATTTCAGAACTATCCTGAGGCCAGCAGTGGTCACCTCAGCCTCCCCAGAGTCCCTCCAGATGGTAGGAGGCAGCTTGGGCTGTGAGGGGCTGCAGCTGTGGGGGGACACTCACCTGCAGCTGGATACTTGTGCATCTGGGGATGGACAGTTGGGTCTGCCTTACCCACTCCTGCCCAGCAGCAATCCCCCACAGGAAGGGAGCAGCCAGGCCCTGGGGCAGCCCTCTGGGCATGTGTCAGAGGGTGGTATTCTCACAGCTGGTTATACCTCTAGAGCAGCCCCCTCCCGGCCACGGTGGAACGTCCATGGACATGTGTCTGATGCCAGCATCAGGGTGGGGGAGAACGTGTGGGATGTGGTGCCCTCCCGGCCACGGTGGAACGTCCATGGACACGTGTCTGACGCCAGCATCAGGGTGGGGGAGAACGTGTGGGATGTGGTGCCCTCCCGGCCACGGTGGAACGTCCATGGACACGTGTCTGACGCCAGCATCAGGGTGGGGGAGAACGTGTGGGATGTTGTGCCCTCCCGGCCACGGTGGAACGTCCATGGACACGTGTCTGATGCCAGCATCAGGGTGGGGGAGAACGTGTGGGATGTGGTGCCCTCCCGGCCACGGTGGAACATCCATGGGCACGTGTCTCAGTCCCAGGTGACACTGGGGGTGCACCCAGAGGAAGCCCCACCTGATATACCCAGGCCCCTTCAGAGCCCCCCTGACCACATGTCCCAGTCAAGCCTCAGCTTGGGAGCACAGAACCCTGCCTGGGAACATGAGCCACGGCTGCTGGCAGAACTGCCCTCAGACAGCACTCCAGTGGCTGAAAGTGGAGAAGAAAGTGGCCTCCAGGCCTTGCCATCTGCTGTGGCCACACCTGATGCTCTGAGAGACAGCATCCCTGAAGAGCCAG GCCCAGGGAGGAGTGGGGACTCTGATGACTGCTCTCCAAGCCAGCCTTCAAGCTCACAG GAAGGTGCAGCTCCACAGAACAGCCCTAGCTctggtgaggaggcagaggagttGGAGGAGAGGGCAGTGGCTGCGCACCAGGACAGCGAGCAGGCCTACCTGGCAGGCCTGGTGGGGAAGTACCACTTAGAGCAGTACCCGGACAGCTACGAAGCCATGT CAGAGCCTACTGTTGCCCGCCTTTTACACCATGGGCTTCCCCGGGCCTTTGCCCTCCCTGAAGACACCCAGGGCCCATCAGGCATCGATGAAATCACGGATGAGACTGCAGTGCAGCTGAGTGAGCTGCTCCCACTGCCAGTGCTCATGAAGCACTCGGTCACTGCACCACTGGCAGCCCA CATCTCCCTGGTGAACAAGGCTGCAGTGGACTACTTCTTCGTGGAGCTCCAGCTAGAGGCACACTTTGAGGCACTGAGGCATTTTTTGCTAATGGAGGATGGGGAGTTTGCACAGTCCCTAAGCGACCTGCTCTTTGAAAAG CTAGGTGCGGGGCAGACGCCTGGGGAGCTCCTCAACCCACTGGTGCTCAACGCGGTGCTGCGCAAGGCACTGCAGTACAGCTTGCATGGTGACTCCCCACTCGCGGCCAACCTCTCCTTTGCCCTCAAGTTTCTGCCCGAGGCCTTCATCCCCAATGCCCCGGACGTGCTGAGCTGCCTGGAGCTCAGGTACAAG GTTGACTGGCCTCTCAACATCATCATCACCGAGAGCTGCTTGAGCCGATATAGCGGCATCTTCTCCTTCCTGCTACAGTTGAAGCTCATGATGTGGACACTCAAGGACGTCTGCTTCCACCTCAAGCGCACAG CCCTGGTGAGTCCAGCGGCAGGTTCTGTGCAGTTCCGCCAGCTGCAGCTCTTCAAACACGAGATGCAGCACTTCGTGAAGGTCATCCAGGGCTACATTGCCAACCAGATCCTGCACGTCACCTGGTGTGAGTTCCGGGCCAGGCTGGCCACAGTGGGTGACCTCGAGGAGATACAACGTGCCCATGCAGAGTACCTGCACAAGGCCGTCTTCAG GGGCCTGCTGACGGAGAAGGCGGCGCCAGTCATGAACATCATCCACAGTGTCTTCAGCCTGGTTCTCAAGTTCCGCAGCCAGCTCATCTCCCAGCCCTGGGGCCCGGCTGGCCCCTGTGGTGCCGAGCACCCCAACTTTGCCCTCATGCAGCAGTCTTACAATACCTTCAAGTACTATTCCCACTTCCTCTTCAAAG TGGTGACCAAGCTGGTGAACCGAGGCTACCAGCCCCACCTGGAGGACTTCCTGTTGCGCATCAACTTCAACAACTACTACCAGGATGCCTGA